In Labrus mixtus chromosome 3, fLabMix1.1, whole genome shotgun sequence, a single window of DNA contains:
- the dtymk gene encoding thymidylate kinase yields the protein MACKRGALIVLEGVDKAGKTTQCKKLVQALQQNGSPAEMMRFPDRTTTIGQLISAYLENKSDLEDHTVHLLFSANRWELVPLMKKKLEQGTTLVVDRYAFSGVAFTSAKPGFNLNWCKNPDIGLPKPDLVMFLKLSPAEAAQRGQFGEERYETSAFQKTVQQKFEHLMHDPSVNWQVIDASQSVDDVHEDIMTHSLSAINTAQNLQLGELWK from the exons ATGGCGTGTAAAAGGGGAGCTCTCATCGTGCTGGAGGGGGTCGACAAAGCCGGAAAAACGACGCAGTGTAAGAAGCTGGTCCAGGCGCTGCAGCAGAACGGAAGCCCGGCGGAGATGATGAGATTCCCTG ACAGGACAACGACCATCGGACAGCTGATAAGCGCCTATCTGGAGAACAAGAGTGATCTGGAGGACCACACAGTGCATCTGCTCTTCTCTGCAAACCGATGGGAACTGGT GCCTCTAATGAAGAAGAAGTTGGAGCAAGGCACCACTCTGGTTGTAGACCGCTACGCCTTCTCCGGAGTTGCTTTCACCAGTGCCAAGCCG GGTTTCAATCTGAACTGGTGCAAGAACCCTGACATAGGCCTGCCGAAGCCAGACCTCGTAATGTTTCTCAAGCTCAGTCCCGCTGAAGCTGCTCAGAGAGGTCAGTTTGGAGAAGAGAGATACGAGACCAGCGCTTTCCAAAAAACAGTCCAACAGAAGTTTGAACACCTCATGCATGATCCTTCAGTCAACTGGCAG GTAATAGACGCTTCTCAGAGTGTTGACGATGTGCATGAGGACATCATGACGCACAGCCTGAGCGCCATCAACACAGCCCAGAACCTTCAGCTGGGAGAGCTCTGGAAGTGA